CCCCCGGGAGGCCAACGAGGAGGTCCTCCGGGAGACCAATAAGAAGGTCCATCGGGAGAGCCATCGGGAGGTCCACGAAATCCTGGCATCAGTCTTGGCCGACGAAGCATAGGTCTGCCAGCATGCCTATAACGTCCCCTAGAAGATAACTGAGGCGAATACAACTGGTTAGCAGACGTCAGCGAACTTGCATCGTCAACAAAGCTGCCCTCACGTGAcatggaagaaaagatggtATGTTTCGGTGAGGGTTTCCTAGTGGACCCGGTAGACCCGGCAGACCCGGCGGACCCAGCGGACCCCGTGGACTCGACGCGCGTCGCGGCTGCTCTAAACCCATCAGGCTTAAGGCTGGCTGCAACTGACACAGTGGGCTCGCCAGAGACGCCGGAGGCATCGAAAGATGTCGTGGAGCTCCTTCTCTGGCGCCTTCCGCCACGTCTACTGGGAACAAAGATGCACTCGATGCCCGCAGAACGACAATTGGAACACTCCTTGTAGGTGTAGTGAGCCTTTCGACGTCGATGGCTGGGCGTAGCTGGAGTTTCTGGAGAAAAGCTCATTTCGCCGTCACACCTGATTTTTCGTCGGCGACAGGCAAGACATGCTCTCCTCGATACCCGCCTACCGTCTGTAGAGCCTCCGCGAGATCGTTTGGGagatctttcatcttcagagttGGATGACCTAGAAGGAGACCGAACAAACCTTTGCGAATTGTCCCTaaaatcatccaaattgTCGGTATTCTGCTGATTATTACTCGTCATGTAGTTAATAAATAGATCTGCTTACttagagaaaaaattattTTGCCTGagcctctttcttcaacttgagCCCCTGATTTTCACGACAATCATTATGTCGCGACTTTACTATAAGGGGACAACCGTCATTCTGTCGTTTCAGTTCTTACGCTCCTCCAAGTCAGGCATCCTAAGTATCTCTTTGCCGGGATTTTTGCTCATCTTCTGAAGCATGGTTAAAACCTTGGAATGTTTCCATCTGTCAGGCAATGGTGTGATTTCGTAGTTCTTAGTGGCCCAGTAATAAATATCCCAATCCATTTCATCCAATAGTTTATCATACTCATTCAAATCAGCCTCCGTCATTGTGCTCAAATATTTGTCGGCAAAACGACTCAATAGAAGATCGGCTTCAAGAATACCCCTCTTCCGAGATTGATAAAGtaatcttcttcgtttGTTCTCCACCGGTTCATTTGTCCTCAATAATGGCTTCACCTTAATTACTACGTTGTTGTTCTCATCGACATAATAATTCTTGACAGGTTTTCCTTGAATTTCTCCAAGGGGTTTTTGTGGGGTATGGATTTTAGATGAGGCTCGGGTATAAGTAGTGCTGAATAGTCTGATATTGCGGAAGCGAAACATAATGGTGAGTAGTGAATAGTGAGCAGTACAGCGAGTAGTGAGCtgtgaaaagaaagcagtGTAATGATTGCCTGAGTTGATGCCTAATGCCTGATGCCTGATGGGTTGATGCCTGATGGCCATTTGACCGACTCGGATCCTTTAAATatgcatccttacaccagtGAGTCACATTGAAATATGATAGtgatggtggtggttcTCTTGTTCCTGTCCACCTCTTGGTCTTCACCTTCCACGATGGCTCGTTTTGCACACGTTAAACGTATCACGAACGAAACCCAGGTTCAAATTATACTTAGTATTGATGGGGGACCAATCACATTAGAGGAGTCTCTTTTTGAAGGGTCCAGTGACAAAGAGCATGCTCTACAAACGACAGGATCACAGACTATCTCAGTGAATTCAGGAATTGGGTTCTTGGATCACATGCTGCATGCTTTGGCTAAACATTCTGGTTGGTCAATGATTGTTGAATGTATTGGGGATACATATATTGATGATCATCACAGTGTAGAAGATATAGGAATAGCATTAGGAGAAGCGTTCAATAAGGCGATGGGCTCTGTTCGAGGAATCAAGAGATTTGGCGTGGGTTTTGCACCCTTAGATGAGGCCCTTAGTAGAGCAGTTGTGGATATTTCTAATAGGCCGTTTGCGGTTGTTGAGTTGGgattgaagagagagaagattgGAGATTTGAGTTGTGAGATGATACCTCATTTTATGGAGTCTTTCGCTACAAATGCCAGGATTACTATGCATGTTGATTGTTTGAGAGGATTTAATGATCATCACAGAAGTGAGAGTGCTTTTAAGGCATTGGCCATTGCTATTAGGGAGGCTATTAGTTATACGGGTGGTGATGAGGTGCCGAGTACGAAGGGTGTGTTGTGACGAATCTGGCGAATCTGGCGAATCTGGCGAATCTGGCGAACGAAGTGAGTCAGGTGAGTCAGTAGTCAGACGGCTAGACGGTCAACCGTAGCTGTCCTAGTAAAAGTACATAATGCACTAATAGATCTTTTATTACCATAAGCCACCCTGTACCGGTGTGCTGTCCCGGTAGCTCGCAGGCCGTCACGGTGGTTCAAATCCTCCCGGTAACCTCccttatcatcttcctctcctCTACTTCTCTATGGCTTGTCTGGTGAACAAAGTGAGTCAGACGGTCAGATGGATAACCGTAGCAGTTAGCCGGTCAGACAGTCAGTCCTAGCAGCCCTAGTAACAGCACAGCATTAATAGATCTTTTACCACCATAAGCCACCCTGTAGCGGTGTGCTGCCCCGGTAGCTCGCAGGCCCTCACGGTGGTTCAAATCCTCCCGGTGGTTCAAATCCTCCCGGTAACCTCtcttatcatcttcctctcttCTCTACTTCTCTATGGCTTCTCCTGATATTGACGACTTGTTCAAAGAGGCAGGTGCCCTAGGAGTCTATTCCTACTACTACCAGGCGAATAGGGACAATTTCCATGAGATTCGTCTGCGTTCTCCTATCAAATCTCCTGGCCGTTTGACTCCTACGCCGGTAAGGAGTACTGGACCGAGGACTCCAGTGGTCCAGCAGGCTCCAGTGGCTTTGGCCTCGGCTCCATTGGCTTCCTCTCCACCTCCGCCTCTGCCTCAGGTGGCCCCAATCGACCACCTCAATCACTGCCTCAACACAATTGTTGGTAAAGACAAATCGTCcaaaatcatcatctaTCTACTACGTCTACTAACCTCTCTACccacttccttctcctcccCCCTTCTTCGCCAACTGTTCCTCAGATCTCAAGGAATCATCAAAGGTTTGGGATTATACAGACAGATTCTTCGGTCTTTGGGAGTTCCGTTCCACTTGGTTCGTCTCACCAGAATGATCAGATCTTCTGCTATCATAGTGAACAACTCAAAGTTGGGTACTCCTATCAGAACTAAACAATTACTCAATTACTGGTTTAATTGGGATGTTATCActtatctttcttccttctatTACGCCTGGGCTGATGAGTCTTTACTTCTCTACAACCTTGGAGTTCTACAGAATCATGAATTGTCCCATTATCATAAGCTTTGTTCCAAGCATGAGCTTTTAGCATGGTTCGCAATTACTGTCGTTGGATTACGCAATGATTTCGCCAAGTATGACGATCTTTTGAACCGAGAAAATGCCATAAAGATCAATTTCCAGGTCAAAGAACGTGCTCATAGACTTCTCAGCCTCAGCTCTGGAAGTCCATCTACTATCACCAAGTTTGCCACCGCATATTCATCTCAATTGGCTGAAATATCGAAGGAAAAACGCATACTTATGGTGGATATAGTCCGATTGTCCTCGGATCTTATCTACGATTCCGTTTATGTCTTCCACAGGCCGATGTATCAGCCACTCCATCTCTCTCTAGGCTTGGCTTCAGGTATCTTGGGATTCTACAAGCTCTGGCTATCTTATTAGTATTCTATTCTATTTGCTTACATCTCCTCAACAATGTTTCCCTTCTCAGAAACGTAAATACCATCCAAGAACTTTCTAATATCCTTATTTCTAACTCTACAGATCTGTTGGATGTCTGCACATGTCTGAGAAACCTCTTCGACAGAGTTACCACTGACAATCAACTCATCCTTCTGAGCCTTGGAAACCTCAGCCTTCACACCTTCAGGAACAGTGATTTTTCTaagtctcttttctccCAAAAAGTTTCTAATCTCGACAAACTCTTGTCCGTCTTCGTCGGCAACAGACACGTTGATAGGGAAATGAGCGTAGACAAATCTCATCTTATACCTGTAGCCCACCGTAACACCAGTAATCATATTACTGATAAGAGACTTGGTAGTTCTCAATTTGGCAACATGTCTTTTGTCACCGTTGTGGATATGAACCTGAATCAAATCCTTGCTGACCTTAACGAAAGTAACATCAATGTGCTTCAAGTCCTTAGTCAAAGTACCTCTTGGACCAACAACCTTGACAAATCTTGACTGAATACTAACAGTAACATCTTTTGGGACATTAATGTCCTGAACAGAGGAAACGTACTTCATTTTGGCCTTGGATGATAGAACTGTTGATTAAGTGTAGTTGGTAtaattgaaaaattttatatACTACTAATTCGAGGTCTTAATTTTTCAGGtgaaaagtgaaaagtttagGGCTTCAGGGTTTGATCAGGGGGGGAGGGAGGGGGCACGAAGGGTCCATCTTCAGCAGCACCAAAAAGTGGAAAGCATTTGCAACAGCTAGCAAAGGTCGTCAATTAACTTATGTTGATATGGCCACCCCAGATACTGCAGACACTAGAGCCACTACGGCCACTAGAGTCAGCGCAAGACACCCTCGCACCTCTAttattgatctttcttcaacgtcATGTCATCAACGTTCACTGTTTTGTCGTCAGCCCCCTCAAGAACCGTTGGATTGGCCCCGAATCTCAagctctttctctttttaaCCTTGGTAGAGATGTCTCCAATAGCAGTAACATTTTGTACATCTCCAATAGGTGTTGATTTGGGTATAGAAACTCCATCTAATGCACTAACACTGCCAATCGTTGAGGAATTCTTTGTGGATGCTAACTCTGCTGTACGAACCCATCGTCTTTTCCTCGTATACTTGGAAAATGAATCCTCTGTAGTTGGGCTTTTCCACGTATTATCATAATAGATGAATCCTTCATCCGGTTTGGGGTCTGCCGTAGTCTTGGACTTTGTAGAAGAGAGCTGGATTGACCCATCGTTGGTCAAATCCACTCGCCACGTCTTATCAACCCATCTCCAGTACATTCCCGAATCGTCGTTGAGCTGAGGAAGCTCGAAGTTGTCTGGAGAATCTGCCTCGTTAAGAAATTCGTCCGTCCACGGTGTTCTTTCGTAAGAAAGTAAGTTGGGAGTCCATCCAATACCGAGCCAGCGTCTCTGATTCTCGTATAGCACGTAAGAAAAGCGAACAGGACCGTTTCTGCCACCTCCTGTAGCCTTTTGAGTCAcctctttcaacttttgGTTGGTTTTTTCAACCGCATAGTTGAAAATTGTCGACTTTCCACTGTGTTGTTGCTGTTCAAAGTCAAGTCCTGTCAAATAAAAGCACAATAAACGGAAGGTTTTCGATTTCCAAAAGAGTCTACGTGTGACTCTTGACCATTGTGAGTGATAGGTGAGCAAAAAAACTGTTGTAGTACATATTATTGTCTTTGGAGGCAATAAAAAGTAGCTGACGATGATGTGAATCGGAGACAAGAACACCGTTGTGAATAGAAGTCGTTTTAAATCGTATGCAGTCAAACTTAACGACGTAAGTGGTGCTAGCAACTGTTCACATTTATTACTCAATGTAGACATACAATGAACTATGTCATCGAGAGTAGAATGCTGCTCCTGTTGAGCTTCCACGTAAGCACAGATAAGTGTGAAATGAGCCAATGCAAGAACAGGTAAAAGATGGCCCAAGTAGGTGATGACATTCTCGAAGTAGAGGATCAGTAAGATGGAGAATAGAACAAGAGAAATCGGTAAAAAGGCATTGTCGTCTGTCCACGTGAGGATGGAAAGGATCTTATTGGCAAAGATTAGATATGGATAAGCTTTTATTAGGCTCTTGCTAATGGTAGGAGGCGTGGAAGACAAAAGAGGTGATGATTGTACCTGAATAGAGCTGGGTGCTCCTGATTTAGACCCGGATCTCTGGTGGCTGGGATTCTTAACGCCGGTGAATTTGGCAGTGATCTGTTCCGAGTCATTGACTTTAATTTGAGGAGTAGTTGTGGCTGATGCTAAAGATGAGGATGTGGACGATATTCTGGATAGTGGATTGGTTGATGTGGCGGTGGCATCTACCTGATGTGCTTCTGAAGCTTCTTTCATAgtaatatcatcatcagacaTAACAATTGataggaaaagaaagaaggcaCCGACAAGGAAGCAAGATGAAAAGCAACAAAACTCAAATACATTTTCTTCGCGATGTGGCGGTGCAGATAAAgatatgtatatatatatatatatatgtatatcACTATATGTTGGCCACGTCCTCCATCTCGAtatcgtcgtcatcatcgtcgttgtcatcgtcatcatccCTCTTATCCAAATCTatgtcatccaaatcaaagCCTTGTTGAGCCTTTCTTTCCACTTCCCTACTCTTTCTGTATTCTTCCTTTAACCTGTACTTTAATGCATACGgtccttttctttccatcacAGCTATGTTCTCTAAACATTCCTTTAAGTAGGCCTCCGGTTGATTGgttttctccttcaatccCTTCATAGTCCAGTAGTCATATTTATTAAATAGATCAaacaagatcttcatcaacaCCTCCTTATCCATACGAGATGCTCTACCTTCGGATTTGGCTGCCTCCTTTTTAGCTGCCAAGTCTCTGGAAAGTGTGATTGTGGCACCCGTATGAATGTTAGGACCTGCCCTACCTTGTAATATACCTGTATTGGCATTTTTCAAGTAGTTGATACGTCTTTTCTTAACCATATGTGCCAACCGTCTTTTCTGTGCAACCAATTTCAACTTGTTGTTGGAAGCAAGTCTTGCTGGTATCACTTGGCATTCATGAACGACTTTTCCTACCATCTGTGTCTTCTTAGGAATAGTTTTAGCATATGGaacaaacttcttgaacCTTGAATGACGTCTGTTACTCTGTATCCTAGTTGTACCCATTCCTGATTCTGGCAGCTCTCTCTGCGATGGCTTTGTTCGTCTTGTCCATGTAGCTGCATGATTCAGTGCTTCGTTGTTCATACTTCGCAGCTTCGGTTGATAGGGCATGTCCACAACCTGTGTTCTGTACATCAATCTATGCTTGAAATGATCAAACTCAGTCTCGTTGAAGATGTATTCGTTCTCTACAACCTGCTTTGTAAGCCTTAGTTGGTACTCCTTGTCAACATTACTATGCTCAGGCATCTTATCGTTCaagtccaagaagattTTCGGTGGAGACGTTCCTTTTTGAATCTTAATTTGACCCAAGTCTTGTCCATCTAGAAAGCTATTGTTCTTCCATATATCTGCAAGTTGTGGGGTGAGTTTAACCAGCCACACCTGATTACCCGCTCTGGAGAGATCTAAATTTAGTGATTCACCACCTTCATGAAGATCTT
This region of Brettanomyces nanus chromosome 2, complete sequence genomic DNA includes:
- the HIS3 gene encoding imidazoleglycerol-phosphate dehydratase (BUSCO:EOG093441HI), which gives rise to MARFAHVKRITNETQVQIILSIDGGPITLEESLFEGSSDKEHALQTTGSQTISVNSGIGFLDHMLHALAKHSGWSMIVECIGDTYIDDHHSVEDIGIALGEAFNKAMGSVRGIKRFGVGFAPLDEALSRAVVDISNRPFAVVELGLKREKIGDLSCEMIPHFMESFATNARITMHVDCLRGFNDHHRSESAFKALAIAIREAISYTGGDEVPSTKGVL
- a CDS encoding uncharacterized protein (EggNog:ENOG41) gives rise to the protein MASPDIDDLFKEAGALGVYSYYYQANRDNFHEIRLRSPIKSPGRLTPTPVRSTGPRTPVVQQAPVALASAPLASSPPPPLPQVAPIDHLNHCLNTIVGKDKSSKIIIYLLRLLTSLPTSFSSPLLRQLFLRSQGIIKGLGLYRQILRSLGVPFHLVRLTRMIRSSAIIVNNSKLGTPIRTKQLLNYWFNWDVITYLSSFYYAWADESLLLYNLGVLQNHELSHYHKLCSKHELLAWFAITVVGLRNDFAKYDDLLNRENAIKINFQVKERAHRLLSLSSGSPSTITKFATAYSSQLAEISKEKRILMVDIVRLSSDLIYDSVYVFHRPMYQPLHLSLGLASGILGFYKLWLSY
- the RPL9B_1 gene encoding 60S ribosomal protein L9B; translation: MKYVSSVQDINVPKDVTVSIQSRFVKVVGPRGTLTKDLKHIDVTFVKVSKDLIQVHIHNGDKRHVAKLRTTKSLISNMITGVTVGYRYKMRFVYAHFPINVSVADEDGQEFVEIRNFLGEKRLRKITVPEGVKAEVSKAQKDELIVSGNSVEEVSQTCADIQQICRVRNKDIRKFLDGIYVSEKGNIVEEM
- a CDS encoding uncharacterized protein (EggNog:ENOG41); its protein translation is MSDDDITMKEASEAHQVDATATSTNPLSRISSTSSSLASATTTPQIKVNDSEQITAKFTGVKNPSHQRSGSKSGAPSSIQVQSSPLLSSTPPTISKSLIKAYPYLIFANKILSILTWTDDNAFLPISLVLFSILLILYFENVITYLGHLLPVLALAHFTLICAYVEAQQEQHSTLDDIVHCMSTLSNKCEQLLAPLTSLSLTAYDLKRLLFTTVFLSPIHIIVSYFLLPPKTIICTTTVFLLTYHSQWSRVTRRLFWKSKTFRLLCFYLTGLDFEQQQHSGKSTIFNYAVEKTNQKLKEVTQKATGGGRNGPVRFSYVLYENQRRWLGIGWTPNLLSYERTPWTDEFLNEADSPDNFELPQLNDDSGMYWRWVDKTWRVDLTNDGSIQLSSTKSKTTADPKPDEGFIYYDNTWKSPTTEDSFSKYTRKRRWVRTAELASTKNSSTIGSVSALDGVSIPKSTPIGDVQNVTAIGDISTKVKKRKSLRFGANPTVLEGADDKTVNVDDMTLKKDQ
- a CDS encoding uncharacterized protein (BUSCO:EOG093435SD), translated to MSEIQAESDQVQVKTEPSVIADSPTEVSNSNTENLPGNDREDSPDSSIAYDEDGMPVPNGIEDVKEEDLHEGGESLNLDLSRAGNQVWLVKLTPQLADIWKNNSFLDGQDLGQIKIQKGTSPPKIFLDLNDKMPEHSNVDKEYQLRLTKQVVENEYIFNETEFDHFKHRLMYRTQVVDMPYQPKLRSMNNEALNHAATWTRRTKPSQRELPESGMGTTRIQSNRRHSRFKKFVPYAKTIPKKTQMVGKVVHECQVIPARLASNNKLKLVAQKRRLAHMVKKRRINYLKNANTGILQGRAGPNIHTGATITLSRDLAAKKEAAKSEGRASRMDKEVLMKILFDLFNKYDYWTMKGLKEKTNQPEAYLKECLENIAVMERKGPYALKYRLKEEYRKSREVERKAQQGFDLDDIDLDKRDDDDDNDDDDDDIEMEDVANI